A single window of Montipora capricornis isolate CH-2021 chromosome 14, ASM3666992v2, whole genome shotgun sequence DNA harbors:
- the LOC138032791 gene encoding uncharacterized protein, whose amino-acid sequence MFLHNFWIMDASVSALVFLSAIYGEKMRRKGQSTLERTKPDNQEYQSTRLQETGRELNLIQYLFLNFLYFAAMGLTVVVLQFFPSVMIALQHIAVVTFIVIAIAEWIPFKIGYLLGILFGAVWLLSVQTQFRWIINNLIIAMFAFLASHVQFRNFAFLQIFLWTALIYDVCLLARMNQTPQFLSVGECGNLLCQLFEMNSAWELPSVFTVRFGENDSHVFLGTGDIIIGAIVANFAMWFFKSSRCLLGVVASYSTAIALLSQVENDRPYPALISIVPMCSFALVGCAVVCRKTKRLFSLTTRKDSEDDCRDDQDFLVI is encoded by the coding sequence ATGTTCCTTCACAATTTCTGGATCATGGATGCTTCGGTTAGCGCTCTGGTCTTTCTCAGTGCTATTTACGGTGAAAAAATGCGGCGGAAAGGACAATCGACGCTTGAAAGAACAAAACCTGATAACCAAGAATACCAATCGACAAGACTCCAGGAAACGGGAAGAGAACTCAATCTTATACAGTACCTATTTTTGAACTTTTTATACTTCGCTGCTATGGGCCTGACGGTCGTAGTTCTCCAATTTTTCCCTTCTGTGATGATCGCTTTGCAACATATTGCAGTGGTGACTTTCATCGTAATCGCGATTGCCGAGTGGATTCCGTTTAAGATCGGATACCTGCTCGGCATTCTCTTCGGAGCTGTGTGGTTGCTGTCAGTTCAAACACAATTTCGATGGATTATCAACAACTTAATTATCGCGATGTTTGCTTTTCTGGCCAGTCACGTACAATTCCGAAACTTTGCCTTCTTACAGATATTTTTGTGGACAGCCCTTATCTATGACGTCTGCCTTCTTGCGCGAATGAACCAAACCCCTCAGTTCTTAAGCGTAGGAGAATGCGGAAATTTACTGTGTCAGCTATTTGAAATGAATAGTGCGTGGGAGCTGCCATCGGTCTTTACCGTTCGTTTCGGAGAGAACGACTCTCACGTTTTTCTCGGCACAGGCGACATTATAATCGGGGCCATCGTAGCTAACTTTGCAATGTGGTTCTTCAAGTCATCCAGATGCCTCCTTGGAGTTGTTGCAAGCTATTCCACCGCTATTGCACTTCTGAGCCAAGTGGAAAATGACCGACCGTACCCTGCATTGATCTCCATTGTACCGATGTGTTCTTTTGCGCTTGTAGGATGCGCGGTCGTCTGCAGGAAGACAAAGCGATTGTTTTCGTTGACTACCCGCAAAGATAGCGAGGACGATTGTCGTGATGATCAggattttcttgttatttga
- the LOC138032796 gene encoding dnaJ homolog subfamily C member 27-like isoform X1, which produces MDKFHRNKPAIRIKIISMGNAETGKSCIIKRYCEKRFVSKYMTTIGIDYGVTKVSIDDKEVKVNIFDMAGHPVFYEVRNEFYKDTQGAMLVYDVGNRESFESLDSWLEEIRRDIGNPTDLEGVVFTVCANKVDCRKRVVEEAEGQLWANSHGFYYFETSAQTGEGINEMFQTLFKSVLTAMENGGKPVGISAPTTVGYTKEQAEAIQRLKTAKDNYARLGLTAGASRDDINRAYRKLAVLIHPDKSLAPGSEDAFKALVNARAALLQNHR; this is translated from the exons ATGGATAAATTTCATCGAAATAAACCAGCCATTCGAATTAAAATCATCAGCATGGGTAATGCAGAGACAGGAAAG AGTTGTATCATCAAACGCTACTGTGAAAAACGATTTGTAAGCAAGTATATGACAACTATAGGAATTGACTATGGTGTAACAAA gGTTTCAATTGATGACAAAGAGGTTAAAGTGAATATATTTGACATGGCTGGACATCCAGTGTTTTACGAG GTTCGCAATGAATTCTACAAGGATACCCAAGGTGCAATGCTGGTGTATGATGTTGGTAACCGGGAAAGTTTTGAATCATTGGACAGCTGGTTGGAAGAAATAAGGAGAGATATTGGCAATCCAACAGATTTAGAAGGGGTTGTCTTCACTGTCTGTGCGAACAAG GTAGACTGTCGCAAACGAGTGGTAGAAGAAGCAGAAGGCCAATTATGGGCAAACAGCCAcggattttattattttgaaactTCAGCACAAACTGGTGAAGGGATTAATGAGATGTTTCAA ACCCTGTTCAAATCTGTGCTGACAGCGATGGAAAATGGAGGCAAACCGGTAGGGATAAGTGCACCCACTACTGTTGGATACACCAAGGAACAAGCTGAAGCTATTCAGAGACTGAAAACAGCCAAGGATAACTACGCGAGGCTTGGACTCACGGCTGGAGCTAGCAG ggacgaCATAAATCGCGCCTATCGCAAATTAGCGGTTTTGATACATCCGGACAAAAGCCTTGCCCCTGGATCGGAAGATGCTTTCAAAGCCCTGGTGAACGCGAGAGCGGCGCTTTTGCAGAATCAcagataa